From the genome of Primulina eburnea isolate SZY01 chromosome 12, ASM2296580v1, whole genome shotgun sequence, one region includes:
- the LOC140807802 gene encoding structural maintenance of chromosomes protein 2-2-like, with the protein MHVKEVCLEGFKSYATRTVVPDFDPYFNAITGLNGSGKSNILDSICFVLGITNLQQVRASNLQELVYKQGQAGITKATVSVVFENSDRSRSPLGYEDCPEITVTRQIVVGGRNKYLINGHLAQPSRVQNLFHSVQLNVNNPHFLIMQGRITKVLNMKPPEILSMLEEAAGTRMYETKKEAALKTLEKKQSKVDEIDKLLDQEILPAMEKLRKERMQYMQWANGNAELDRLKRFCIAYEYVRAEEIRDNAVQHVQEIRNKISEIDDTITKMQEETKDMEKKISELSAEKEASMGGEIKMLSDKVDSLSRDLVKETSVLKNQEDNIMTEKENVAKLETGIEELRKSAQEMVTAVKNAEDGASDLKRRVQELSKSLDEHEKEHQGVIAGKSSGNEEKCLEDQLGDAKIAVGRAETDLKQLQTKIIHCEKELKEKNTKLTTTREAAVAVEKELNIKRKDVEKVKEALEALAYEDSQMETLQKDHGTELEMVQKLKDEVRIISSQLANVDFTYSDPEKNFDRSRVKGVVAKLIKVKDSSAMVALEVAAGGKLFNVVVDTENTGKQLLQKGGLRRRVTIIPLNKIQNHPVPQRVQNAAARLVGKGNAEVALSLVGYDKALQSAMEYVFGSTFVCKTIDAAREVAFNRETGTPSVTLEGDIFQPSGLLTGGSRKGGGDLLRQLHALAEAELKLSFHQNRLSEIDAKIADLLPLQRKFKDLKSQLELKSLDLSLSQNRLEQNEHHKLSELVKKIDKELRDAKCALEEKKLLYEDCLSKVSYLEKSIHDHAGNRETRLKDLEKTIKETRSHMQSASKDLKGHESERERLVMELEAVDKERTSLEHQLAALRKQMNDLTMVVESQKTKVTLLKKNHDEAQSELNLARRKLKECDSQITSIVKEQQGIQNKVSEANLERKRMDNEVKRMEMDQKDCSLKVEKLIEKHSWIATEKQLFGRAGSDYDFASRDPHKAGEQFQKLQSEQSGLEKRVNKKVMAMFEKAEDEYNDLISKKNIIENDKSKIKMVIEELDEKKKEMLKVTWVKVNKDFGSIFSTLLPGTMSKLEPPEGCSFLNGLEVRVAFGGVWKQSLSELSGGQRSLLALSLILALLLFKPAPLYILDEVDAALDLSHTQNIGRMIKTHFPHSQFIVVSLKEGMFNNANVLFRTKFVDGVSTVQRTVTNKQSK; encoded by the exons ATGCACGTTAAGGAAGTTTGTTTGGAAGGATTCAAGTCTTACGCAACCAGGACTGTGGTCCCGGATTTTGATCCTTACTTCAACGCAATTACGGGTTTAAATGGGTCGGGAAAATCGAACATACTCGATTCTATTTGTTTTGTTTTAGGAATCACGAATTTGCAGCAGGTTAGGGCTTCCAATTTGCAGGAGCTGGTGTACAAGCAAGGCCAAGCTGGAATTACTAAAGCTACTGTATCAGTTGTATTTGAGAACTCTGATCGTAGTCGCAGCCCTCTTGGATACGAGGATTGTCCAGAAATCACAGTTACCCGCcag ATTGTAGTTGGTGGAAGGAACAAATATTTGATCAACGGGCACCTAGCTCAGCCGAGTCGAGTTCAGAATCTTTTCCACTCGGTGCAGCTGAACGTGAACAATCCACATTTTCTTATAATGCAAGGGCGTATTACCAAAGTGCTGAATATGAAACCTCCAGAAATATTGTCGATGCTTGAAGAGGCTGCTGGAACAAGAATGTATGAGACAAAGAAAGAAGCTGCTCTCAAAACACTTGAAAAGAAACAGAGCAAGGTAGATGAGATCGACAAGCTTCTTGACCAGGAAATACTCCCAGCTATGGAAAAGTTGAGAAAAGAAAGGATGCAGTACATGCAATGGGCTAATGGAAATGCAGAGTTGGATCGACTTAAAAGATTTTGCATTGCTTATGAATATGTGCGAGCAGAAGAGATTAGAGACAATGCAGTTCAACACGTTCAAGAAATAAGAAATAAGATTTCTGAGATTGACGATACTATTACGAAGATGCAGGAGGAGACAAAGGACATGGAGAAGAAGATATCAGAACTGAGTGCTGAAAAAGAAGCAAGCATGGGAGGGGAAATAAAAATGTTATCAGATAAAGTTGATTCCCTTTCTCGGGATCTGGTGAAGGAGACTTCCGTGCTTAAAAATCAAGAGGACAATATTATGACTGAGAAAGAGAATGTGGCCAAG CTTGAGACGGGTATTGAAGAATTAAGAAAATCAGCACAAGAGATGGTTACTGCTGTGAAAAATGCTGAAGACGGTGCTTCAGATCTTAAGAGAAGAGTTCAAGAGCTTTCAAAAAGTTTAGATGAGCATGAGAAGGAGCATCAA GGTGTTATAGCTGGTAAGAGCAGCGGAAATGAAGAGAAGTGCCTTGAAGATCAACTTGGAGATGCCAAGATAGCTGTTGGAAGGGCAGAAACAGATCTGAAGCAGTTGCAAACAAAAATAATTCATTGTGAAAAAGAACTTAAGGAGAAAAATACTAAATTAACGACAACACGTGAAGCTGCTGTTGCTGTAGAGAAGGAGCTCAATATCAAGAGAAAAGATGTTGAAAAAGTTAAAGAAGCTTTAGAAGCTCTTGCATATGAAGACAGCCAGATGGAAACACTGCAAAAG GACCATGGAACTGAGTTAGAGATGGTGCAGAAACTCAAAGATGAAGTACGAATAATCTCCTCACAATTGGCAAATGTTGACTTCACTTACAGTGATCCAGAAAAAAATTTCGATAGGTCAAGGGTGAAAGGTGTTGTTGCAAAGCTAATTAAAGTTAAAGATAGCTCTGCAATGGTTGCCTTAGAG GTTGCTGCTGGTGGGAAGTTATTTAATGTTGTTGTTGACACAGAAAACACTGGAAAACAGCTTCTACAAAAAGGTGGTCTGCGAAGGAGGGTGACAATCATTCCATTAAACAAGATTCAAAACCATCCTGTCCCACAGAGAGTTCAAAATGCTGCTGCTAGATTG GTTGGCAAAGGCAATGCTGAAGTGGCTCTTTCTCTGGTCGGATATGACAAAGCCCTGCAA AGTGCAATGGAATATGTATTTGGTTCAACCTTTGTTTGCAAAACAAttgatgcagcaagagag GTTGCCTTCAATAGAGAAACTGGAACACCTAGCGTAACTCTTGAAGGTGACATTTTCCAGCCCAGTGGACTTCTAACTGGTGGTAGCCGCAA AGGTGGAGGTGATCTATTGAGGCAGCTTCATGCTTTGGCAGAGGCTGAATTGAAGCTTTCTTTTCATCAAAACCGTCTATCAGAAATTGATGCTAAG ATTGCTGATCTTCTTCCCCTTCAAAGAAAGTTCAAAGACCTTAAGTCACAGCTGGAACTCAAGTCACTCGACCTCTCTCTCTCCCAGAACAGGCTTGAGCAAAATGAGCATCATAAG TTGAGTGAGTTGGTGAAGAAGATTGACAAGGAGCTTAGAGATGCTAAATGTGCCTTGGAGGAAAAGAAGCTTCTCTATGAAGATTGCCTATCCAAAGTTTCTTACTTGGAGAAGTCAATTCATGATCATGCTGGAAACAGGGAAACCAGACTTAAGGATTTGGAGAAAACGATAAAGGAAACTAGAAGTCATATGCAATCAGCTTCAAAGGATCTCAAG GGGCATGAGAGTGAAAGGGAGAGACTGGTAATGGAATTGGAAGCTGTTGATAAGGAACGAACATCACTTGAGCACCAACTAGCTGCTTTAAGGAAGCAGATGAATGATCTTACTATGGTCGTGGAGTCTCAGAAGACCAAG GTTACTTTATTAAAAAAGAATCATGATGAGGCACAATCTGAGCTCAATTTGGCCCGCAGAAAACTCAAAGAATGTGATTCACAGATTACTAGTATTGTCAAGGAGCAGCAAGGAATCCAAAATAAAGTTAGCGAGGCAAACTTAGAGAGGAAAAGAATGGATAATGAG GTGAAACGCATGGAGATGGATCAGAAAGATTGTTCTTTGAAGGTTGAGAAATTGATAGAGAAGCATTCTTGGATCGCAACTGAGAAACAACTATTTGGGAGAGCTGGATCAGATTATGACTTTGCGTCCCGTGATCCTCATAAGGCTGGggaacaatttcaaaaactgCAATCTGAACAATCAGG CCTAGAGAAAAGGGTGAACAAGAAGGTCATGGCCATGTTTGAAAAAGCTGAAGATGAGTACAATGACTTGATTTCTAAAAAGAATATTATCGAG AATGACAAGTCAAAAATCAAAATGGTAATTGAAGAGCTTGATGAAAAGAAGAAGGAAATGCTCAAAGTCACTTGGGTTAAAGTAAACAA AGATTTTGGATCTATATTTTCTACTCTGCTGCCTGGCACAATGTCAAAGCTCGAACCACCTGAAGGATGCAGCTTCCTCAATGGTTTGGAGGTTCGGGTTGCTTTTGGGGGTGTCTGGAAACAGTCCTTATCTGAACTTAGTGGAGGGCAGCGATCTCTTCTTGCTCTCTCTTTAATTTTGGCCTTGCTTCTTTTTAAACCAGCTCCACTCTATATACTGGATGAG GTTGATGCAGCTCTTGATCTAAGTCACACTCAGAACATTGGAAGGATGATCAAAACTCACTTTCCACACTCTCAA TTTATTGTGGTGTCATTAAAGGAAGGCATGTTTAATAATGCCAATGTTCTTTT